CTGTGGGTGCAGTTCCTGTGCATTTAGTTGGTGGTCTTTGGGGCACATTGGCAGTCGGAATTTTTGGAGACATTGATGGATTAGGGGCAACAAGTGGAAGAGGGAACTTTATCCTCATTCAGCTTTTAGGTTCTGCTGTTGTTGGTTTATTTGCATTTGGTGTATCCTATATCATCTTTAAAGGTATTAATCGAATCTATCATTTAAGAGTTGATGAAACAGAAGAAAGAATGGGTTTGAATATTTCCGAACACAAAGCAACGACGGAACTAATCGATTTATTTTTATCTATGGACTATCAACACAAAACGGGTGACTTAACTCTCGATGTGCCTGTAGAACCCTTTACGGAAGTGGGCCAAATCGCAGAAAGATATAACTTAGTATTAGGAAAAGTTCGCTCTACTTTGAAAGAAAATGAAGATTCAAGAGTTGAAATTGCCAACGCATATGAAAAGGTCCGCAATGAACAAGAAAGAGCAGAAAAACTATTATTAAACGTTCTCCCGAAAGCTATCGCCGAAGAATTGAAAGAGAAACAGGGGTTAATTGCCAATAGTTATCCAGAAGTATCGGTATTGTTTGCAGATATTGTAGGTTTCACACAAATTTCCTCAGGTATGAGACCGGAAGCGGTTGTTCGAATCTTAAATGAAATTTTTTCTTACTTTGATGTGTTAGCTGAGAAATATAGACTCGAAAAAATTAAAACGATCGGGGACGCTTATATGGCTGTGGCTGGATTACCCGCTCCAGACCAGTATCATTCTCTACTTGCTACTCATATGGCTTGGGATATGAAATCATTATTATCTCGATTGAAACTTGGAAAAAGTGGAACTAAGCTGAGTATGCGCATTGGAATTAACACGGGACCTGTTGTTGCTGGCGTGATCGGAACCAAAAAATTCATTTATGATATTTGGGGTGATGCAGTTAATCTTGCTTCGCGAATGGAGTCTCATGGATTACCTAATGAAATCCAAATCACGGAATCCACGGCTAAACTGATCCATTCCGATTTTGAATTAGAGGCAAGAGGCGAAATTGAAATTAAGGGGAAAGGAAAAATCAAAACCTTTCTCGTCAAACAAAGGATACGCGAACCAGAAGTCAGTTTGCCATACTTCCAGTTTGTTACATAGAAAATTTAAAAGATTTTTTATCGATGATTGAGGAGATTCCTTCTCTATTTTGAATAATTGCGGTCAAACTATGTCTATTTAAATAGGCATATAATCCCAATTATTCCTAATATTAAGAATAAATGCCCATAAATGACATATTAGTGAGTTAGTAATTAACAGCCATATATGATGAATTATTGGTTGAAATACTATTAAAAAATCAAATACTACCAATTAAGATGGATTGGTCGAATGAAAATTTTTATAAAATTCTAGAAAAAATTGGATCCTCTCTAAAAGGGCGGCGTGTTCAAATGAACCTTTCTCAAGAAGAATTAGCGCAAAAGAGTGGGGTTTCTGCATCATCCATTGCTCGATTAGAAACTGGTAAGGGTAATATTTCCTTACTCAATTTACTTTCTCTTTTGAAAGAATTAGACCTACTTAAAGAATTTCAACTCACCTTTCGGGATCCCCATCTTTCACTAGCACTTCTTGCAAAATCTAAAACAAAAAAGCTGAGACAAAGAGTAAGAAAACAAAGGAAAACATCACCTAATGAAAAGAAGGAATGGATCTGGGGAAATCAAAATGAGTGACCCAGTGACATTGGCGAAGGTTTATCTATGGGGCTCTGTCGTTGGTTATATTTCTTGGAATGAAGAAGCAGGATTTGCATCTTTTGAGTATGACAATGAATTTTTAAATGCACCTGTTGAGCCATCACCTTTGTTTATGCCAAAAAGTAGGTCACTCTATTCTTTCAGAAATCTAAATGTTGATACCTTTAAAGGACTTCCAGGTATGCTTGCTGATTCTATTCCCGATAAATTTGGGAATGCTCTAATTGATGTTTGGCTTTCTACAATGGGAAGAGACTCCAAATCTTTTAATCCAGTCGAAAGGTTATGTTACATCGGTGAACGTGGTATGGGTGCTTTGGAATTCAAACCAGCAACATACAAATTAAGAATCACAAATGTTCCGATTGAGGTAGCCGAAATGGTTCAAATGGCATCAGAAATTCTAACCAATCGAAAAAAATTTTCTTCGAAATTGGAATTAGAAAATCAAAAAAAATTAAATCAATCTTTAACAAGCCTTCTAACAATTGGAACTTCTGCTGGTGGTGCTAGAGCAAAATGTATCATTGCTTATAATGAAAAAACAGGCGAGGTTCGCTCCGGGCAAGTAAAAACATCGGATAATTTTTCTTATTGGATATTGAAATTAGATGGAATACGAAATAATAAAGATAAAGAACTAAATGATCCAAAAGGATTCGGTACCATCGAATACGCTTACTACCGTATGGCTTTAGACAGTGGAATTAAAATGATGGAATCCAAACTACTTGAAGAAAATGGAAGACATCACTTTATGACAAAACGTTTTGATCGCAAAGAAGGTGGAGAAAAAATTCACATGCAATCACTCTGTGCTTTGGCACATTATGATTTTAATATGGCAGGGGCGTATAGTTATGAACAAACATTAGAGGTCATTCGCAAAATCATTTCAACAAACACTAAGAGTGCCTTAGAACAACAATTCCGAAGAGCGGCATTCAACGTAATCGCTCGTAACCAAGATGATCATACTAAGAATATCGCCTTTCTTATGGACCAAACTGGAACCTGGACTCTATCTCCAGCCTTTGACATGACTTATAGTTATAATCCGAAAGGACAATGGACAAACCGTCATCAAATGAGTATCAATGGGAAAAGAGAAAAATTTGGAATGGAAGATTTTATAGAACTTGGGAAAAAAGCGGATCTAAAGACAATTCAAATCAAATCCATTATTGGACAAATAAAAGATACCATCTCTCGATGGAGAAATTTCGCAAACCAAGCAAATGTACCCTCATCATTGCAAAAAGAAATTCAAAATAATTTATTAGCATCAATATAGTTTAAAACAAACATACCAACTAAAAATATAAGGTATTTTAACTCAATTCCCAGCTTCCGAGAATGTATATTATGTCGCATAACATGCGATATGCGATTGTATGGAAAGGCACATCGGTAACACTTTAGATCACTCACATGGGTTACACTTTTACTAGTCAATTCTATACAATAGCCTCTGGTATTTCAAGACTTTACTCGTATACAAATCCAAAATTCCAAGAATCGCATTCGCAAAGTAAAGACGACAATGCCGATCAGAGATTTCTTCAAAGCCAACTACCTCTCCAATGAAAGGATTCCCAAAGAACACTCGATGGGGCCCGTACTGCGCAAAACCACTTTCATGAACTTTATCGGTAACAATATGTGTGGGATAAGCTATTTCTAGAATCTTTTTGGGAAATGTCCTTTTCGAAGATTTATAAACTTTTGCAGGTGTCAGAAAACCCAAGGCTTCATGTGGTCTTACCTTGTTAAATTCATCACGGAATGAATCAAAGGCGGTCTGTTGTGCATCCAAACTAGATCTTGGAGGTAATGCGGTTTCTTCTTTGAGTGTTCTGTGCATTCTCTCATGACGACCATTCTGAGATGGTTTCCCTGGTTCAATGCGTTCCGGTCGGATCCCTAATTTCAACCACCATATAGAAAGACTAGTTAAGCCGCCAATGGCCTTACTTGCAAAAGGTGATCCATTATCTGATTTAATTGCCTGTGGTAGTCCATATTCTTTAAAAACCCTTTCAAATACCGCTTTTGTTTGCTCTGCATTCATTTTATTCAGGATTTCACATGCTAGAAGGTAGCGACTATATGCATCTGTAATTGTTAGTGGATCGCAGCGATTGCCATTTCCGACTGTAAAATGGCCTTTAAAATCAACACACCATACATCATTGGGTGCGACTACATCAGAAAATGGAAATAGAGACTGTGGAACTCTTGATCTTTTTTTCTTAGGTTTGACTAAGCCTTTTTTGCGAAGAATGTTTCCGATTGTGGTTTCACTTGGAATCTGCTTCATACGATGAAACTTTGCTTTGAGTATGGGACGGAGTTTTTTTGGACCCCAAGACGGATGGTCTTCACGTAACGATACGATTAGGTGAACGATTTTCTCTGAAGTTTCATTGGACCGTGTGATTCTTTTTCTAGATTTATCTTTGAGTCCGTCGATACCTTCCAACTCATAATTCTTTAGATATTTATAGCCAGTCTTCCTCGATATATTAAAGTCTCGGCAAAGATCAGCAAAACACCACTGACCACTTTTAACAGCTGCTATGAACTTGATTCTTTCTTCTATCACTTTGGTTTCCTTCCAAGGCATCGGATTTTCCTCCGATACTCATTGTAAGTGTTACCCATGTGAGTTGTCTCTTTTGTTACCTATCTGACCTACCCATACCCGATTGAGTGTACTCGTACATCCTTTACAGTTCTGTCTCAATACATACTTTACAAAAAAACAAAAATCTTTTGAAATTCGATTTATCCTTTTGGTTTCTCATCTGGTGTTTTGTAAAATTTTTCATCACTTGGGGCGGAATCCTCCTGGTCCTTATCGTAAGGAATATTGTTTTCGATAGGTTCTTTTTCTCCCTCAGCCGATGGTAGGTTCCAATCAGAGTTTGTTGGTTGGTCGAGTTCTTCCGCTTGCGGTACAAAATCCAAATTAAATCTTCGATTCTTTTCACTTGGGTGGATCGCATTTTGAGCATAATGTGCCCAAGTTGATGCAGCCATAGAAGATCCAGAACCAGGGAACGGAACACCTTTTTCATGACCAAACCAAACAACGGTTATTTCTTCAGGGGTGATCCCCACAAACCAAATATCTCTAGCCCCTTTCAATTTTAATTTTTTATAATCGGCATTTTCATTTTCAACAGTTCCTGATTTTCCTGCGATATCAAAATTCAAAAACTTTGAGTTTTGTTTTTGTTTTTTCCCAATCCAGGAGGCTGTACCACCACTCGCAAAAACTGATTTTAAAAAATGAAGAATAGCGGAAGTATTTTCCGAATTAAAAATTCTCTTGTGACTACTTGAATTTGTATTGGATTCGAAAATCACTTCATCATTTACGACTGTTTTTCGAATGATGGTTTCTTCGACCACTTCTCCACCATTTACAATTTCAGAATAGAGAATCGCAACTTCTAGAGGTGAAAAGTCAGCAGATCCCAAAGCCAATGTTAAGTCTTTAGGGAATCTGTCTTTTTCAGAGTAAGAAAGATTCAATCCATTGGCAAGATAATCAACGTAGTTTGAAATACCTAAGTCTTTTAAAACCGTTACTGCAACTGTATTCACAGATTGCTGTAATGCTTGTTCAATGGTAATGTCGCCAAGATACTTCCCATACCAATTCTTAGGTTTATAGCCTGATATGTTTATTGGTTCATCTTTGAGAATTGTATTAGGTTCGATAATACCTTCTTCCAAAGCAACACAATATAGAAATCCTTTCAAAGCGGAGCCGACTTGGCGTCTCATATAAAGAGACCGGACCATATTTCTATAAGAATCCCCTTTCTTCATTCCACCAGAAACAGCTAACACTTCACCAGTGAATGGATGGATTGAGAATATAACTCCATTTATATCTGAGGCATAAATTTTATTTTCACTATAACTTAAACTGGA
This genomic interval from Leptospira sp. WS4.C2 contains the following:
- the amt gene encoding ammonium transporter, which translates into the protein MSVQKNLLDILWVLVCSGLVLMMQGGFLVLESGLTRAKNSINVAIKNIADFGVATLLFYLFGFGIMFGSSFYGLFGTDLFLPNFPKNNAWPPTFFLFQLMFCGTASTIVSGAVAERLKFPSYLLATALISGIIYPIVGHWVWGGSFIESSQGWLEQLGFHDFAGSTQVHSVGGWVSLALLLVVGPRLGRFKDGEASKSVTGSNLPLAMLGGIILWFGWMGFNGGSTLAFNGSVPIVILNTIIASGFSMLVALFLTWFVKGYPEAISPLNGSLAGLVAITASADCVEPAQAAIIGMIAGGLTIPAEKLLEKLKIDDAVGAVPVHLVGGLWGTLAVGIFGDIDGLGATSGRGNFILIQLLGSAVVGLFAFGVSYIIFKGINRIYHLRVDETEERMGLNISEHKATTELIDLFLSMDYQHKTGDLTLDVPVEPFTEVGQIAERYNLVLGKVRSTLKENEDSRVEIANAYEKVRNEQERAEKLLLNVLPKAIAEELKEKQGLIANSYPEVSVLFADIVGFTQISSGMRPEAVVRILNEIFSYFDVLAEKYRLEKIKTIGDAYMAVAGLPAPDQYHSLLATHMAWDMKSLLSRLKLGKSGTKLSMRIGINTGPVVAGVIGTKKFIYDIWGDAVNLASRMESHGLPNEIQITESTAKLIHSDFELEARGEIEIKGKGKIKTFLVKQRIREPEVSLPYFQFVT
- a CDS encoding type II toxin-antitoxin system HipA family toxin, translated to MSDPVTLAKVYLWGSVVGYISWNEEAGFASFEYDNEFLNAPVEPSPLFMPKSRSLYSFRNLNVDTFKGLPGMLADSIPDKFGNALIDVWLSTMGRDSKSFNPVERLCYIGERGMGALEFKPATYKLRITNVPIEVAEMVQMASEILTNRKKFSSKLELENQKKLNQSLTSLLTIGTSAGGARAKCIIAYNEKTGEVRSGQVKTSDNFSYWILKLDGIRNNKDKELNDPKGFGTIEYAYYRMALDSGIKMMESKLLEENGRHHFMTKRFDRKEGGEKIHMQSLCALAHYDFNMAGAYSYEQTLEVIRKIISTNTKSALEQQFRRAAFNVIARNQDDHTKNIAFLMDQTGTWTLSPAFDMTYSYNPKGQWTNRHQMSINGKREKFGMEDFIELGKKADLKTIQIKSIIGQIKDTISRWRNFANQANVPSSLQKEIQNNLLASI
- a CDS encoding helix-turn-helix domain-containing protein, with the translated sequence MNLSQEELAQKSGVSASSIARLETGKGNISLLNLLSLLKELDLLKEFQLTFRDPHLSLALLAKSKTKKLRQRVRKQRKTSPNEKKEWIWGNQNE
- a CDS encoding transglycosylase domain-containing protein, which translates into the protein MNWNTLEQIVRRYSNIILIFLENKKKLIRRYVINGFLFSVFLFSLLTCYQITLFFYNKKAITHDLKLLQTALSNKDSSAMVPKQLVLIFDRNQNVIGKYNSGVTLTLSAKQCNEAKVFQQTLIASEDREFQTHSGFSIKGMLRAFVQNILSFKIRQGGGTISQQLARNLFTDKSRYSINRKIYETIVALYLESVLGKSEIICLYMNKAYFGQNSYGVEEAARYYFNKSVTKLTYAEASLLVGVLPAPSLYNPIRNPEIAFKKQKAVMTALVDTDVITEKKAQKNLNEFRVFYQIKENDEENAHGSIAKNGTNRLFQVNDAPEINEYVLKYLNETIEGFHESESNIKVYTTIDILKQKTSEKILSTDIESLRWSFRNQSSLSYSENKIYASDINGVIFSIHPFTGEVLAVSGGMKKGDSYRNMVRSLYMRRQVGSALKGFLYCVALEEGIIEPNTILKDEPINISGYKPKNWYGKYLGDITIEQALQQSVNTVAVTVLKDLGISNYVDYLANGLNLSYSEKDRFPKDLTLALGSADFSPLEVAILYSEIVNGGEVVEETIIRKTVVNDEVIFESNTNSSSHKRIFNSENTSAILHFLKSVFASGGTASWIGKKQKQNSKFLNFDIAGKSGTVENENADYKKLKLKGARDIWFVGITPEEITVVWFGHEKGVPFPGSGSSMAASTWAHYAQNAIHPSEKNRRFNLDFVPQAEELDQPTNSDWNLPSAEGEKEPIENNIPYDKDQEDSAPSDEKFYKTPDEKPKG
- a CDS encoding DDE-type integrase/transposase/recombinase, yielding MPWKETKVIEERIKFIAAVKSGQWCFADLCRDFNISRKTGYKYLKNYELEGIDGLKDKSRKRITRSNETSEKIVHLIVSLREDHPSWGPKKLRPILKAKFHRMKQIPSETTIGNILRKKGLVKPKKKRSRVPQSLFPFSDVVAPNDVWCVDFKGHFTVGNGNRCDPLTITDAYSRYLLACEILNKMNAEQTKAVFERVFKEYGLPQAIKSDNGSPFASKAIGGLTSLSIWWLKLGIRPERIEPGKPSQNGRHERMHRTLKEETALPPRSSLDAQQTAFDSFRDEFNKVRPHEALGFLTPAKVYKSSKRTFPKKILEIAYPTHIVTDKVHESGFAQYGPHRVFFGNPFIGEVVGFEEISDRHCRLYFANAILGILDLYTSKVLKYQRLLYRID